GGACTGAGGCAGATTGGTACGGATCATACGATGATGATTACTACTACGATTATGATTATTATGAAGGTGATTATTATAACTACGATTATGATTACGATGAAATGAGACGCCAACGCAAGGATCCTTGCCATGATCGCTTTTATGAAAATCTTTATAAAGAACGCAATGTACTTGTTTCAGATATTGGAATAATTGCCAAAGCAGGCGGTGATAAAACCATGCACATTTTCACCACAGATCTAATTACTACCGATCCATTGAGTGAGGTAAAATTAAAATTCTATGATTTTCAACAACAACTTTTAGGTGAGACAAGTACTGATGCCGAAGGAATGGGAGAACTTCGTATGGACAGAAAACCATTCGTTGTGGTTGCTGAACACAAAGGACAAAAAGGCTATCTAAAACTGAATGATGGAGAAAGTTTATCTCTCAGTAAATTTGATGTGAGTGGCGAGACAGTTCAAAATGGAATCAAGGGATTCATTTATACTGAGCGAGGTGTATGGCGACCTGGCGACAGCTTGTTCCTTTCATTCATGCTAGAAGATAAAAGTGATGTATTGCCGGCATCACATCCGGTTAAAATGGAACTCATCAATCCAAAAGGAAATATTATCTATGAAAAAATCAGAACTACATCAGTCAATGGATTATATGATTTCAGATTAAAAACTAAAGACAATGCCCTTACCGGAAATTACACAGCAAAAGTAACGGTAGGTAATCGTGTCTATTTCAAACAACTTAAAATTGAAACGGTAAAACCAAATCGCCTAAAAATCAATCTAAAATTTGCCGGTGAAAAGCTCAATCAAAAATCCGGCAGAAATGTAAATCTAGATGTAACATGGCTACACGGTGCAGTTGCAGGCGGACTAAAAACAAAAGTAGATGTTCACCTCACTGCAACTACTACATCATTTAAAAAATTTGATCGTTTTATTTTTGATGATCCGCTGAAAGAATTTGCTTCAGAAGACAGAACGATATTTGAAGGGAATTTGGATGCAAATGGCAAACTGAATTTTGATCATGGCATTCAGCTCACTGATGCTGCACCCGGAATGTTGAAAGCATATTTCACCACAAAAGTTTTTGAAAACGGAGGTGAATTCAGTATTGACCGCACCTCAGTTACTTATTCGCCCTACACTGAATATGCGGGTATTCGTGTACCAGAAGGTGACATGTATGGTGGTACCCTGGTTACCGGAAAAGATCATCCGATTGAAATAGTAACCCTCAATGAAAACGGAGGATTTGTTTCAAGTTCAGTCAACGTAAAAGTGTATAAATTAGAATGGCGTTGGTGGTGGGATAGCTATGACAATGATCTGGCAAGTTATATCTCGCGCGTTTCTACCATTCCGGTTGATGAAAAAAATCTAACCACGGCAGGCGGAAAAGCAATCTACAAATTCAGAGTCAACCAACCTGAATGGGGACGCTATCTCATATTAGTTGAAGACGAAGCCTCAGGTCACACCACCGGAAAAATAGTTTATGTTGACTGGCCTTATGAATATCGCTCGTCACGCAGCAATTCAGAAAATGCCACCATGCTCACTTTTTCAACAGATAAAGAAGTGTATTCAAAAGGAGAGTTTGTGCAGCTAACCATTCCTACACCTGAAGAAGGGCGAGCTTTGATCAGTATTGAAAGCGGAACAAAAATTGTGGACAAATTCTGGATTGAAACAACAAAAGGAGAAACAAAATGTGAATTTGCAACAACTGAAGAAATGGATCCGAATGTTTATATCCATGTCACACTTGTTCAACCTTACGCAACTACTAAAAATGATCTTCCAATTCGCATGTACGGTGTGATGCCAATTACGGTAGAAGATCCTCTTTCACACCTAGAACCCGTAATTCAAATGCCGGATGTTCTCAAACCAGAAACTACAACAACCATTAAAGTAGGAGAAAAAAATGGCAGAAAAATGACCTATACTTTGGCAATTGTCGATGAAGGATTATTGGATTTGACCAGTTTCAAAACGCCTGATCCATGGACACATTTTTATGCACGTGAAGCATTGGGTGTGAAAACTTGGGACATGTATGATTATGTACTTGGAACCTACGCTGAAGAAATGGATAAACTATTAGCTATTGGTGGTGATGAAGATGGACTCAACAGAAAATCAGTCAAGGCAAATCGCTTTGAACCTATGGTGCGCTTTCTAGGTCCGTTTGAAACTGATGGAAAAATTAATTCACACACTATTCAAATTCCAAACTACGTTGGGTCAGTGAGAGTAATGGTTGTTGCCGGGCAAGAAACAGCGTATGGCAGAACAGAAAAAACCGTTCCGGTAAGAAATCCTTTGATGGTGTTAGCTACACTGCCGAGAGTTGTTGGACCGGGTGAAACAGTGACTTTACCGGTGAACGTTTTTGCCATGGAAAAAAATATCAGTCAGGTAAGTGTATCAGTAACCACTAATGAGTTTTTCAAAATTGATGGAGAAAAAACTCAGACACTCAGCTTCTCTGAAATTGGAGACAAGCTGGCAAATTTCAAATTGCAGGTATCAGAAAAAACCGGAATTGGAACAGTGAGTATTGTTGCCACCAGCGGGTCAGAGAAAGCCCGATTTGAAATTGAAATTGATGTGCGCACACCAAATGCTGAACAAACTGTAACGGTTGATCAGGTATTGAATCCGGAAGAAACTTTCACCGGCAATGTAAATTATTTTGGAGTTGAAGGAACAAACCGTGCATTTCTTGAAGTGTCAAATTTCCCTGCTATTGATTTGGGTAAGCGTCTTGATTATCTGATTCATTATCCGCACGGATGCATTGAGCAAACTACATCAGCCGTTTTTCCACAATTATTCCTCGCAGATATTATGGAACTTGACAATACAAAAAAATTGCAGATACAAAATAATATCAATGCGGGCATTGAGCGTATTCGTTCATTCCAAACATCCAATGGAGGATTTGCATATTGGCCGGGTGAAACTTATGACAGTGAGTGGGGAACAAACTACGCCGGTCACTTTTTAATTGAAGCAGAGAAAAAGGGATACACCGTGCCTGCCGGAATGAAAAATCAATGGTTGAATTACCAGAAAAAGCAAGCAAAGAATTGGAACAAAGCAAACGAAAGTGTACAAGGATATTACTACGATGATTTAACCCAGGCCTATCGTTTATATACCCTTGCCTTAGCCGGCAAAGCTGAACTTGGTTTGATGAATCGGTTACGTGAGCGCACTGATCTTTCTTTACCTGCGCGCTGGAGACTTGCTGCTGCATATAAAATTGCAGGACAACGTGAAGTAGCAATTGAACTCATCAAAGGATTTGGAAAATCTGTTCCTAAATACACTGAACTATCTTACACCTTTGGTTCTGACGTAAGAGATCAAGCCATGATAGTTGAAACATTAGTGTTACTCAACATGAAAAATGATGCGGCAGAATTGGCAAAAGATCTGGCAGATAAATTGAATGATGAAACCTGGATGAGCACACAAACCACGGCATATAGTTTATTGGCTGTTAGTAAATATTTAGGCGCATACAAAGGAGCAACCAAATTGACTTTTGCTTTTGACATTGACGGAAATAAAGGAACGCGCAATTCAGATTTAAGTATGATTAGTTTTGAATTGAATGAAAAAGCAGATGAGGTTATGGTTAAAAATACCAGCACCGGCGTAATTTATATCAGGTTGATCACAAAAGGAATTCCGGTTGCGGGCAATGAACAGCCACAAGCCAATAATATTTCACTCAGTGTAGAATATTTTGACATGAAAAACAATAAAATTGATATCGCCAACATGAAACAAGGCACAGATTTTATTGCAGAGATCAAGGTAAAAAACACGGGGTTACGAGGTAATCTGAAAGAATTGGCACTGACACAAATTGTACCGTCAGGCTGGGAAATTCACAATAGCCGAATGGATGAATATAATTCTAATAACTCATCTTATTTTACTTATCAGGATATTCGTGATGATCGTATTCAAACGTATTTTGATTTGGATGTAAACTCAACTAAAGTATTCAGAGTGCAACTCAACTCAAGCTATCTTGGAAAATTCTATTTGCCGGGCATCGCGGTGGAAGCTATGTATGACAATACGGTGTACAGCAGAGTGAAAGGACAATGGGTAAACGTGGTGCAATAAAAAATTGAAGGCGCTTTTCGTAGGGTTGATTAGCCTAACCAAATGGTGAGTAAAATGTTGCCAGTTGGTTTAATCCCTCCGGATTTATTTTCGGGGGGATTTTTTTTAATTGATTTTATTTATTTCAGAAGACGCAGATTTTTTATACTTCAAATCCAACATCACAATAATAGCTGTGAAACCCCAAACCGGAATCGTTGCTTTGTCAGTATCTAGATAATTATTCAAGATACCATGCACAAAATAAGTAACCAAACCCAGTGTGATCAATAGCACTGTCAAACGAAGATCACCACTTGGCATACGAATATACAGCGTGATGGCTGTGTAAAAAATATATCCTACCAGAATGAGCATAAGAATTAAACCGGGCAAACCTTGTTCAGCCAGCGGACCAAGATATTCTGAATGCGCATTACCTCGGTTACCTGAATTGGTTGAAATAATTGTTTTGAATGATTCAAGCTGAAATGGTGCGTATACCATGGCATAGGTGCCGGGGCCCCAACCTAAAAATGGTCTTTCCTCCCACAAGCGCACAGCACAATACCACCGGTTAAGACGCTCAAGATTGGATGCATCTGTGGTGATATTGGTCATTGACTCAAGGCGTTCATCCATGTTTTCTGTTGCGTGTTCAGCATTGTTTTTTTCAAGTGAATGCATGATTTGTGTCCATGAAATAGCAACATACACGGCGCCACAAAATCCAAGCATTATGAGGTATTTGAATTTGATTTTAAATCTGATCAACAAATAAACCACTGCTGCTACAAACAAACTGAGCCAAGCTGCCCGAGTATATGACATGATGATGGCAAATCCAAACAATATCAGCAGCGAAATCAAACTTGCCTGAACCAAAGGACCATTTTTTCGTCCAATCAAGAAACCAAAAATGATTGGAAAAACCAAAGCAAGAATTGCCCCATAAGAGGTGTGATCTTTAAAAAACGGGAACATCACCCAGTGACCGGTCTCTTCATCAAACCCATACACAGCGTGATTTGAAAGGGTATATAGTACAACAACACTAAGTGATCCGATGTAAAACCAGATGAAGCGCTGAATGTTTTTTTCATTCTTGAAAAAGAGATATCCGTAAAAATAAATAGGAATAATAAACCAGAGTTTAGTAAGCAAAAATTTGAATGAAACCAGAGGAAGTTCGCTCGTAATGCAAGTCAAAAAAATCCAGCACAATTGTAGAATAAAAACAATTGTCACCGGGTGTGTGAGAAATGCTTTATCAAACCAACGCGAAATAAATTGCATGGCAACCACCAAAATTAAAATGCCAAACAACAAAGGTTCAGTGGGTAAAAACAAACCTATTTCACCGCCAACAAATTCTTCAATATTGACGGATAACGGTGTAAAAATTACGATGAATAAAAAGAGTTTATCCATGTGATACACTCCGGCATAAATCATCAACAACGCGGCCGGTATGGCTGAAAGGAAAAATTCTTCACGACAGGTATAATAAATATTCATTCCCAGAAAGAGAAAACCCAAAAGGTAAAACCACTTTGTTCTGAGAATTTCCTGCATGAAACACTTAATTAACTGATGCGTTTGATCTCTTTGAATTTTTCAATTCCCAACAGCAGGAAAACAGCAAATAAAAAAGTACTGAAGGTGGCAAATAATACAATGATAGCACGTTTTGGTTTTGCCTTTTTATCAGGCACCTCAGCCATAGAGTGGCGAATAGTTTGTTGAATATTGGTGCTCGCATATTGAGTTGATTGATCATTTACATCCAAAATATTTGAATAACGCAGGGCAAAAAATTCACTCAGATTTGAATAGATATCATAATCTGAACCATACTTCTGAGTTGCGTCCAGCTTGCGTTTCATTTCAGCAGCAAACGCTTGATCACCTGATTTTTTTGCTTCAAGATAAGCCGTGCTCAAATTTTGACGCTCATCTTTACTCACCACACCTGAATCACTTAGCGCACGCAAACGATCACTATAATCTCCCATCTCAGTTTTTATCAATGACACTTCATGCTGTACGGCATACATTGGACCAACAGAGCGTTGCCTGATCATTCTGTTCATCACAGTATCCACAAGCCTTACAATATCATTGGCAATTTCTGCTGCCAGCATTGGATCAGTATCATACACATCAATGTTGATTGAATTATACCTGGTACGTTCAAATTTTATATTGCCCTCATACACCTTTTGAAATTCATAGCGCGCGTGGGTTTGGGTACAATCAATTTCATAGTGCGAATACAAATTGTGTTTAATAGTTAAACTATCTCTGATTTCAGGAGAAATCAACACTTGCAGCAAACGCTCAGCATCTGCTTCATCACCAAACTCAACCACTGAATTGCGTGAATTGGTATTGTAATCTACCGAATTTGATTTGGTAGGAAACACAATTGCTCTAGCCATATAATACGGCGTAAGCAACATTGAAGCTCCAATAGAAAGCACAAATGCTGAAGCAGTAATAATCATTAAGGGTTTGCGCTTTTTCCACAAAAATGAAATCAACTGCCCTGAGTTTAATGCGGGTTCTTTGCTCATGAATAAATATTTAATTGCGTGTTATGATTAGTTAAACATCTTGTTCTTTTCAATATTAATTTGCTTTTAGATAGAGTCAACCTAGTCGGTATCCTGCAAAAAAGCTGCAAAGATACAACTGATTGCGATTCCATTTCAGAGCAATCTGCTGAAAATAAAATTTGATCTATGTTAGGGTTCATGCCTGTCATTCTGTTGAATTGCCTGAATTCAGAACAATTTTTACGTGAAAAACATGAAAAAGGTTAAGCGGGATTTCAAGGGATTCATGAAATTGAGAAACGTGATAACAAGGCTTTTCGTATTTTTAGTCTCTGATTCTTTTCAGAATTTACTATAACTCAAAAAATAAACAGGATGAAATTGAACTTCAAAACATTTGGAATTCTCGCGTTGACAGCAGGAACAGGCATATATTTTCTTGCCGATTCAGAAGAACAACAGCAACTGAACCCCAATCAAGGTGACAGCAAACAAATTCCCATACCTGCAACAGTATATGAACACATGCAAGATGAAAAGGAGTTTGGTGAACGCAAGCGGAATTATTTTGACCATATTCATGGTAATTATCCTAATTGGAGAGAAATCAACCAAGCAAATTTTAATTCCATTTATGAGCAAAGGGCTTTACAGCGCAGTATGAAAATTCCTGAAGTATTTGCTGACGGAGCATTGAGTGGTGAATGGGTAGAACGCGGAAGTAACGATCAGGCAGGTAATGTGCAAATTTCAGACTACCATATATCAACTGGAAATGTTTACGCAATTTCAGACGGTGGTACTTTATGGAAAGGTGACCTCAACGATGGTGCTTGGACACCCATGAATGAAGACATTCAATTTGGTAGTCGTGTATTGAAAGTATTTGATCTACCAGGTGGAGGCACAAGAATTTTAGCCGTAAGAGGACATGGTGTTTTCTACTCAGATGATGATGGCGCAAGCTGGACTCAATCAACGGGTTTCACCTCTGATTGGGATTACGGTGCAGGTATTGATTTAGCAAGATTGAATGACGCACAAAACACACTGGTGTACGTTTATCTGGCTTATGATTTTGGTTTGTCAAGTTATGAAAATCGGCTTGCTTATTCTGTGAATGACGGTACTTCATGGACTGTTGTAACAGATTTCAACACATACAGCAGTCATTTTATTTCTATGGATGTGCCATATAACTCAGCTACCGCCTACATTGTGAATGGTGCTGATGAAACGTATATTTTTGAAAGCGGATCACTGACACAAATATCTTCTTCACCCGGATTATCTGGAACTGAAAGCTGTTATCTGGCAACTAATATGACTTCAACCGATACCACACTTTGGGTGTTAATGGACAATCATGACCTCTACAAATCAACTGATGGCGGCGCAAATTACACCTACATTAGCACTACTCCGGTTGACTCATGGGATGCTGGTATTGAAGTTTCAATTGATGATCCTGACATTCTTTATTTAGGTGAAATGGAATTATATCAATCAACAGATGGTGGATTAAATTTTAATCTGGTAAATAATTGGTGGGAATATTACGGAGACGTTGCCGGAAAAATTCATGCAGACATCATGAGCATTACCTCATTTAAAAATTCCGGCGGGCAAGAATTTACGCTAATACCAAACCATGGCGGTATTAGTGTTTCGTATGATAATTTGGCGACTACAGAAAACATAGGAATGCTCAATCTAAATGTGGGTCAATTTTATGATGTAATCACAAGCCCTGTCAATTCAAATTTTGTTTTTGGCGGAACACAAGATCAGGGATATCAGCGGTCTACAACAGGAAACAGCATGAGCAGCTCATCATTTGATCAAGTGATTTCAGGTGATTATGGTCAAATGCAATTTTCAAATAACGGACAAGGAATTTGGATTCAATATCCGGGAGCAGATTTTTCATATTATTCATCTGCTATGACAGACAACTGGTCTGATTTCAGTTATAACTTAGAAGGATCAGACATGCCAAATTATGATTGGATTGTGCCAACATCTCCTGCACCTGATGCTGATGATGATTACATTCTGGTTGGCGGTGGAGAAATTACCGGTGGTGCAGGATCGTATTTAATCAAGGTTGAAAATGTTGGTCTGAATGCTATTCCAACACAGTATGATTATGATTTTAGTGCAGCTTCAGGCGGTGGTTTAATTTCAGCCATTGGTGTAACACCGTTTGATCAAGACAAATGGTATGTTGCAACAGACAACGGTAAATTTTTTCATTCTGAAGACGCTGGAACAAACTGGACTGAAACAGCTTCATTTAACGGACCGGAAGGAGATTGGATTTATGGTGCATGCATTTACGCTTCCCGTAAAACTGATGGTTTGGTATTTGTCGGAGGCGCTGGTTATAGTGTAGATGCCGTATTTATGTCAACCGATGGTGGTGTAACTTTTAACGGAATATGGTCAAGTCCATTACCTGAAACTGCAGTGCATGAAATGGTGATGGATCCAATGGAGCAATTCCTTTTTGCAGCAACCGACGCAGGACCTTATGTTTATGTTGTTGCTGAAGGTGAATGGTACAGTCTGCTTGGATTAAGTGCACCTGTTCAGGAATATATGTGTGTTGAATATGTAGAGGCAGAACACATCGTGCGTTTTGGAACATGGGGTCGTGGTATCTGGGATTTATTTTTGCCATACGAAGCAGGCATAAAACCGGCTGATGAATTAGCCATGTTCTCTATCTACCCTAACCCAAGTATTGACGGTAAAGTAACTATTGAAACTGATCAACCCGCTGTGCTGGTAATTGTTGATGAAACAGGTAGAAAAGTATTCAATACGCCGCTCACGCAAGACATCAATCATGTTGATTTATCATCACTGCCAAAAGGTGTTTACATCAGTGCAATCATTAGTGCAGATGGAAAAATAAATCGTGCAAAGTGGATCAGACAATGATAAAAAAAACAAGTTTATTTTTACTACTCAGCATCCTGATAATTTCTTGTAAAAAAGAAACCGTTCAGGATGCTGCACCCTCATTAATTGGAAACTGGAAACATTACTCTGCTCAAAGTGATTGGCACATCATTCACATCAACGCAGACGGCACAGGCACTATGGAGTGGTATGCCAATGGAGAACTGCTTGAAATAACCAAATCCAGAACATGGTATTTTAAAGACAACACCATTTACTTTGGTAAAATTGCATGGAATGGCGAACTGTATGAGGTATTAGATTTTCCTTCAACAAGTATTGCTGAAAGCATTCAACTTTTTGACACATTGAAAGCAGGTAAGCGCTTCATGAAATTAGACAAAGGGTATTATACAGAATTTGAATAATGCAAAGCAGAAAAAATATGTATAGCATCAGTGGGTCAATGTTCACATTGCTATTTTTAGCATCATGTAATATAAGTACAAGTCAATCTGGTAAAGAGTCAGAACCTTCAAGTCACGTTGAAACGAGTGAAGAAACAAAAAACAAATTTGCCCGTGGAGAAGAAATTTATTCGGCTCAGTGTGCTGCTTGCCATCAACCTGATGGAAAGGGAATAGAAGGAACTTTTCCTCCCTTGGCTAATTCAGATTATTTGATGGCAGATAAAACACGAGCCATAAAACAAATCATCCATGGATCAAGTGGTGAAATGATTGTAAATGGAAAAACGTATAACGGCATTATGCCTGCTCCGCAATTGACTGATGAAGAAGTTCAGTTTGTCACCTACTACATTTTGAACGCATGGGGAAATGAAGGTGGAGACGTGAGTGCAGATGACGTCAAAAAGGCAAAGACAGAATAATTTTTTTATACCTGTTCTCTTGCAATAATTGATTATGAAAAATTTTATATTTCCACTTCTTGTTATTGTACTTTCAGCTTGTCAGACAAATTCCAATACTGAACAGACAGAGCAAGAAATACTAGTCACAGAAGAAAAAACGACGTGTGAAAACATGACTGACGCGGCATTGAATTTCATGAATGATTATGTTGATTATTGCCTTAATCCGCAACCTGAGACCGGACTCACCGCATGGATTGATCAACGAAAAGATGTAACAACCCATTTCAAAGATGAATTGAACACGATACTTCGTGAAGCCATTGAAAATGATCCCGAAATGGGACTTGGTTTTGATCCGCTGCTCAACGCACAAGACTGTCCTGAAAAAGGATTTGAATTATTTTCATGTGATTCAACATCCAAATTGGTAGAAGTAAGTGGTATTGATTATCCGGAATTCAAAGTCAACATTTCGCTTCTTCAAGAAAATAATATTTGGAAAATTGAGGGATGTGGTGTGGTAAATATTTTTTGATTTTCAGATTCACATGAGATTCAGTGAAGATGTTTTTAATCTGAATTTAGCAGTAGAATAACTATTGAACCAAAAGGCTGTCCAACCAAAAACATTGCTGCGCAATAGCTATTAGTTTGGAATTGTTGATGAATTAGTGCCTCGTCTACTTGAACGAAAAACAGGAATCAGAATTAGTGGCGCTAAAATTGAGACAACTATTATTAAATAATTGATTAATCCGACTCTTTCTGCAAAGGTTTGCTCAGAATACTTTTGGACCAATTCACCTTTGCTAATCTGCTTGAAATTTATGGGACTCACTCTATCGGCAGGAAAATTCTCATGGCTGCGCATATCAATCAGAAGCCATTCCATCTGACTTTTATTCCGAATATCCTGAACTCTCAATAACAAATAATTCTCGTCTGGATCAATGAGCGATACATCTATAAACCAATCTCCAGAGTTATACTTGGTGTTGATGAAATAAGTACCCACTTCCGTGGCGCTCAAACGGAATTGGGCACCATTAATTAAATATTGTACAGGAACATTTATGAACCCAATGATAAACAATACAATTGTAACAGACAGCATTAAGAAATATCGTTTCAAATTAGCTCTCATTAGAAAGTAAAAACTTAACAACCATTCAAAGATAGAAGTATTAAAGATTAATGGTAATTATCAGTCGTCCATATGCGCAGGATAAAACTTATCCGTTGCTGCGCATCTTTCACTGTCTTAACAAATGATTCGCATCAAGAATGAGTATTTGAGTCGCTATTTTTGCCATATCAATTCTGCATCTTTCAGTAATATCACAAATTTTGATACCTTGCTTTTTTATTCTTTAGGATGCCAAATTGGCATCTCAACTTTTAATATCTGGATGACATTATTATACTGCTTTCCTCGCTCCAAAACCTCTATTCACCCTAGGCTTGTAAAGGTGATATCTACATTTTTAAACCAAAATGACTGTTAATTATTACTTCCCATAAATATACATATTTAATACTTATGGGAAGTTATTAATTCGATTATTATTCAAAATAAAATAATTATTTACTTCCCATAACTAATATTTATTACTACTTTTGGGAAGCATATAATGTATTTCTTATGATAGGTAGAAAGTATGAAATCAAAAGACTGAATGAAAGCCTAAAGTCTAAAAAATCTGAACTCATAGCTGTTTATGGCAGAAGACGAGTGGGAAAGACTTATCTAATTCGCAAAGTCTACGAGAAACACATTAAGTTTGAAGTGACCGGGCTGTACGGTGGCAACCATGAAAAACAACTTGACATTTTTTTTTATGAACTTAAAAAGCTTTCCAAAAAAATAAAAAAAAGCGATAAACCCAAAAACTGGAAAGATGCCTTTGAACTCTTGAAAACATATATCAACAGTCTAAGAGGTAAAAGTAAAAAAGTAATATTCATAGATGAAATGCCCTGGCTTGACACTCATAAGTCAGACTTTAGAATGTACTTCGGTCATTTCTGGAATACCTATTGCGAAAAACGAAATGATATTGTAATCGTATTGTGTGGTTCAGCTGCATCCTATATGGTTCAAAATGTAATATCAAACCAAGGAAGTTTGCATGCACGACTTACTTATAAACTTCAGATAAAACCTTTCACATTATTTGAAACTAAAGAATTTTTAAAAACCAAAAATATAAGCTGGGGCCACTATCATATACTCCATTTATATTTGGCAATAGGTGGAATTCCACACTATCTTAATAAAATCAAGAAAGGAGAGAGCGTTGTACAATCTATCCAGAGACTCTGC
This genomic stretch from Crocinitomicaceae bacterium harbors:
- a CDS encoding T9SS type A sorting domain-containing protein; the encoded protein is MKLNFKTFGILALTAGTGIYFLADSEEQQQLNPNQGDSKQIPIPATVYEHMQDEKEFGERKRNYFDHIHGNYPNWREINQANFNSIYEQRALQRSMKIPEVFADGALSGEWVERGSNDQAGNVQISDYHISTGNVYAISDGGTLWKGDLNDGAWTPMNEDIQFGSRVLKVFDLPGGGTRILAVRGHGVFYSDDDGASWTQSTGFTSDWDYGAGIDLARLNDAQNTLVYVYLAYDFGLSSYENRLAYSVNDGTSWTVVTDFNTYSSHFISMDVPYNSATAYIVNGADETYIFESGSLTQISSSPGLSGTESCYLATNMTSTDTTLWVLMDNHDLYKSTDGGANYTYISTTPVDSWDAGIEVSIDDPDILYLGEMELYQSTDGGLNFNLVNNWWEYYGDVAGKIHADIMSITSFKNSGGQEFTLIPNHGGISVSYDNLATTENIGMLNLNVGQFYDVITSPVNSNFVFGGTQDQGYQRSTTGNSMSSSSFDQVISGDYGQMQFSNNGQGIWIQYPGADFSYYSSAMTDNWSDFSYNLEGSDMPNYDWIVPTSPAPDADDDYILVGGGEITGGAGSYLIKVENVGLNAIPTQYDYDFSAASGGGLISAIGVTPFDQDKWYVATDNGKFFHSEDAGTNWTETASFNGPEGDWIYGACIYASRKTDGLVFVGGAGYSVDAVFMSTDGGVTFNGIWSSPLPETAVHEMVMDPMEQFLFAATDAGPYVYVVAEGEWYSLLGLSAPVQEYMCVEYVEAEHIVRFGTWGRGIWDLFLPYEAGIKPADELAMFSIYPNPSIDGKVTIETDQPAVLVIVDETGRKVFNTPLTQDINHVDLSSLPKGVYISAIISADGKINRAKWIRQ
- a CDS encoding O-antigen ligase family protein is translated as MQEILRTKWFYLLGFLFLGMNIYYTCREEFFLSAIPAALLMIYAGVYHMDKLFLFIVIFTPLSVNIEEFVGGEIGLFLPTEPLLFGILILVVAMQFISRWFDKAFLTHPVTIVFILQLCWIFLTCITSELPLVSFKFLLTKLWFIIPIYFYGYLFFKNEKNIQRFIWFYIGSLSVVVLYTLSNHAVYGFDEETGHWVMFPFFKDHTSYGAILALVFPIIFGFLIGRKNGPLVQASLISLLILFGFAIIMSYTRAAWLSLFVAAVVYLLIRFKIKFKYLIMLGFCGAVYVAISWTQIMHSLEKNNAEHATENMDERLESMTNITTDASNLERLNRWYCAVRLWEERPFLGWGPGTYAMVYAPFQLESFKTIISTNSGNRGNAHSEYLGPLAEQGLPGLILMLILVGYIFYTAITLYIRMPSGDLRLTVLLITLGLVTYFVHGILNNYLDTDKATIPVWGFTAIIVMLDLKYKKSASSEINKIN
- a CDS encoding cytochrome c yields the protein MQSRKNMYSISGSMFTLLFLASCNISTSQSGKESEPSSHVETSEETKNKFARGEEIYSAQCAACHQPDGKGIEGTFPPLANSDYLMADKTRAIKQIIHGSSGEMIVNGKTYNGIMPAPQLTDEEVQFVTYYILNAWGNEGGDVSADDVKKAKTE